The Streptomyces sp. NBC_00691 genome has a segment encoding these proteins:
- the disA gene encoding DNA integrity scanning diadenylate cyclase DisA has product MAAKDGASAPGKSGAGSGNEALMRAALSAVAPGTALRDGLERILRGNTGGLIVLGLDKTVDSMCTGGFVLDVEFAATRLRELCKLDGALVLDKDITKIHRAGVQLVPDASIPTEETGTRHRTADRVSKQCNYPVVSVSQSMRLIALYVDGERRVLEESGTILSRANQALATLERYKLRLDEVAGTLSALEIEDLVTVRDVTAVAQRLEMVRRIATEIAEYVVELGTDGRLLSLQLDELIAGVEPERELVIRDYVPEPTAKRSRTVAEALTELDALTHTELLELPVVARALGYSGSPETLDSAVSPRGYRLLAKVPRLPGAIIERLVEHFGGLQKLLAASVDDLQTVDGVGEARARSVREGLSRLAESSILERYV; this is encoded by the coding sequence GTGGCAGCCAAGGACGGGGCATCGGCTCCTGGAAAGTCCGGCGCGGGCTCCGGCAACGAAGCGCTGATGCGCGCCGCCCTGAGCGCCGTCGCGCCGGGCACCGCGCTCCGTGACGGCCTGGAGCGGATCCTCCGCGGCAACACGGGCGGTCTCATCGTGCTCGGCCTCGACAAGACGGTCGACTCGATGTGCACCGGCGGTTTCGTGCTGGACGTCGAGTTCGCCGCCACGCGCCTGCGGGAGCTGTGCAAGCTCGACGGCGCGCTCGTCCTCGACAAGGACATCACCAAGATCCACCGCGCGGGCGTGCAGCTGGTCCCGGACGCCTCCATCCCCACCGAGGAGACCGGCACCCGGCACCGCACCGCCGACCGGGTCTCCAAGCAGTGCAACTACCCGGTCGTCTCCGTCTCCCAGTCGATGCGGCTGATCGCGCTGTACGTGGACGGGGAGCGCCGGGTCCTGGAGGAGTCGGGCACGATCCTGTCCCGTGCCAACCAGGCGCTCGCGACCCTGGAGCGGTACAAGCTCCGGCTCGACGAGGTGGCCGGCACGCTCTCCGCCCTGGAGATCGAGGACCTGGTCACGGTCCGGGACGTCACCGCGGTCGCGCAGCGGCTCGAGATGGTCCGCCGGATCGCCACCGAGATCGCCGAGTACGTGGTCGAGCTCGGTACGGACGGGCGGCTCCTGTCGCTGCAGCTGGACGAGCTGATCGCGGGAGTCGAGCCGGAGCGCGAGCTGGTCATCAGGGACTACGTGCCGGAGCCGACGGCCAAGCGCTCGCGGACGGTCGCGGAGGCGCTCACCGAGCTGGACGCGCTGACCCACACCGAGCTGCTCGAACTTCCGGTCGTGGCGAGGGCTCTGGGTTACAGCGGTTCGCCCGAGACCCTCGACTCGGCCGTCTCGCCGCGCGGCTACCGGCTCCTCGCCAAGGTGCCGCGGCTGCCGGGCGCGATCATCGAGCGGCTCGTGGAGCACTTCGGCGGGCTGCAGAAGCTGCTCGCGGCCAGTGTGGACGACCTCCAGACCGTGGACGGCGTCGGCGAGGCCCGCGCCCGGAGCGTGCGCGAGGGCCTGTCCCGACTGGCGGAGTCCTCGATCCTGGAGCGGTACGTCTAG
- a CDS encoding phosphatase PAP2 family protein: MNTLLDLSDRLYLDVADFAHATPHWFQWLAEVWTEAGLLLFGVLFLAGWWRSREGSSRMMALALLAPLATAFGYVVSESLKSLVDEDRPCRAVLGAPDALITCPPYGDWSFPSNHSAIAGAAAIALALSWRGIGWLTVPMALLMAFSRVFVGVHYPHDVTVGLLLGGLVAFLVMRTAVRPVGALVETARSSRSSAVVWCAGRGPRAHAPARAEDTPRARHGAY; this comes from the coding sequence ATGAACACCCTCCTCGACCTCTCCGACCGGCTCTATCTCGATGTCGCCGACTTCGCCCACGCGACACCCCACTGGTTCCAGTGGCTCGCCGAGGTCTGGACCGAGGCCGGACTTCTGCTGTTCGGCGTGCTGTTCCTGGCCGGCTGGTGGCGCTCCCGCGAAGGGTCGAGCCGGATGATGGCGCTCGCGCTGCTCGCCCCGCTCGCCACGGCCTTCGGGTACGTGGTGAGCGAGTCGCTGAAGTCGCTGGTCGACGAGGACCGCCCGTGCCGTGCCGTCCTCGGGGCGCCCGACGCCCTCATCACCTGCCCGCCGTACGGCGACTGGTCCTTCCCCAGCAACCACTCGGCCATCGCCGGCGCGGCAGCGATCGCGCTCGCCCTCTCCTGGCGCGGGATCGGCTGGCTGACCGTGCCGATGGCGCTGCTCATGGCCTTCTCCCGGGTCTTCGTCGGCGTGCACTACCCGCACGACGTGACCGTCGGTCTGTTGCTCGGCGGTCTGGTCGCCTTCCTCGTCATGCGGACGGCGGTCCGGCCGGTGGGCGCGCTGGTGGAGACGGCCCGGTCGAGCCGGAGCTCCGCAGTGGTCTGGTGCGCGGGGCGCGGGCCCCGCGCTCACGCCCCCGCGCGCGCCGAGGACACCCCGCGCGCCCGCCACGGCGCGTACTGA
- the cseB gene encoding two-component system response regulator CseB, whose translation MAETHVLFVEDDDVIREATQLALERDGFRVTAMPDGLSGLDAFRAQRPDIALLDVMLPGMDGVSLCRRIRDESTVPVIMLSARADSIDVVLGLEAGADDYVTKPFDGSVLMARIRAVLRRFGHAGGAGERGEEAPDGGGLLVFGDLEVDTDGMEVRKGGSPVALTPTEMRLLLEFSSAPGTVLSRDKLLERVWDYGWGGDTRVVDVHVQRLRAKIGQDRIETVRGFGYKLKS comes from the coding sequence ATGGCCGAAACCCATGTCCTGTTCGTCGAGGACGACGACGTCATCCGTGAGGCCACCCAGCTCGCCCTGGAGCGGGACGGCTTCCGGGTCACGGCCATGCCCGACGGGCTCTCCGGCCTGGACGCCTTCCGGGCGCAGCGGCCGGACATCGCCCTGCTCGACGTGATGCTGCCCGGCATGGACGGGGTCAGCCTCTGCCGCCGGATCCGCGACGAGTCGACCGTGCCGGTGATCATGCTGTCGGCGCGCGCCGACTCGATCGACGTCGTCCTCGGCCTGGAGGCCGGGGCCGACGACTACGTCACCAAGCCCTTCGACGGCTCCGTGCTCATGGCCCGGATCCGCGCCGTCCTCCGCCGCTTCGGGCACGCGGGCGGCGCCGGCGAGCGCGGCGAGGAGGCGCCGGACGGCGGCGGCCTCCTCGTCTTCGGCGATCTGGAGGTCGACACCGACGGCATGGAGGTGCGCAAGGGCGGCTCCCCGGTCGCGCTGACGCCGACCGAGATGCGGCTGCTCCTGGAGTTCTCGTCGGCGCCGGGCACCGTGCTGTCCCGGGACAAGCTCCTCGAGCGGGTCTGGGACTACGGCTGGGGCGGCGACACCCGGGTCGTGGACGTCCACGTCCAGCGGCTGCGCGCCAAGATCGGCCAGGACCGGATCGAGACGGTCCGCGGCTTCGGCTACAAGCTCAAGAGCTAG
- a CDS encoding BACON domain-containing protein → MTSSRLDSPARTTGAHRAHRATDQGPRTLGRRPPARYEAALDGLFTYCLSVLCDHDTATAVLGDVLAVAERHHGRCPSDEDGRTAWLYALARWACLRSLGEQRRRRQGAHTGRPAVTAPEPPRVPEETAERRRAELARLAWPEAAGTTPEQREALELAVRHGLSHRQVAAVLSLDPPAARELLATAGCEVERTRAALAVVETGSCPTVARLTGDQQVLLSAALRAELVRHVDDCPRCRKAAERVGAAGPWPGAGSLPQARLPLVEAPRAAAYMAMLHVPRARAGAPRFSPTGFPMDPKDHVARRDRLRARAVTTTVVAAVVAAPVLALWTSYRGTPVADTSARDGSRISAREADEPDGPDARPYDRYENAGNARTTPEPRFTRGSRAPDVSVEVLSPGGPPAPTGPSAPGEPAAGWITVSARGHGDLTLLTLTASGGSAVDWSLWTDAPWLYVSRASGTLRPGETITITVRVDHDREPRGAWSARIGVNPSGAVVRIGGRGQSAPPPVVDPVTPPPTTTEPTTPPTSPPTTEPTTPPPTTEEPPTTEPTDPPTNPPTTEPTTPPPTTEEPPPTTTDPGPAEPTTPPPTTEEPPPSSS, encoded by the coding sequence GTGACGAGCAGCAGGCTGGACTCCCCCGCACGCACCACCGGCGCACACCGGGCGCACCGCGCCACGGACCAGGGACCGCGCACGCTCGGCCGGAGGCCCCCCGCCCGTTACGAGGCCGCCCTCGACGGACTCTTCACGTACTGCCTCTCCGTGCTCTGCGACCACGACACGGCCACCGCCGTCCTCGGTGACGTCCTCGCCGTCGCCGAGCGCCACCACGGCCGCTGCCCCTCGGACGAGGACGGCCGTACGGCCTGGCTGTACGCCCTCGCCCGCTGGGCGTGCCTGCGGAGCCTCGGCGAGCAGCGACGACGCCGCCAGGGCGCCCACACGGGACGCCCCGCCGTCACCGCCCCCGAGCCGCCCCGGGTGCCCGAGGAGACCGCCGAGCGGCGCCGCGCCGAACTCGCCCGGCTCGCCTGGCCCGAGGCCGCCGGCACCACGCCCGAGCAGCGCGAGGCCCTGGAACTGGCCGTACGGCACGGTCTCAGCCACCGTCAGGTCGCCGCCGTGCTCTCGCTCGATCCGCCCGCCGCCCGCGAGCTCCTCGCCACCGCCGGCTGCGAGGTCGAGCGCACCCGCGCCGCCCTCGCCGTCGTCGAGACCGGCAGCTGCCCCACCGTGGCCCGGCTCACCGGCGACCAGCAGGTGCTGCTCTCGGCCGCCCTGCGCGCGGAACTCGTCCGGCACGTCGACGACTGCCCCCGCTGCCGGAAGGCCGCCGAGCGCGTCGGCGCCGCGGGCCCCTGGCCCGGCGCCGGATCACTGCCGCAGGCCCGGCTGCCGCTCGTCGAGGCCCCCCGGGCCGCCGCGTACATGGCGATGCTGCACGTCCCCCGCGCGCGTGCCGGCGCCCCGCGCTTCTCGCCGACCGGCTTCCCGATGGACCCGAAGGACCATGTGGCCCGTCGCGACCGGCTGCGGGCCCGCGCGGTGACCACCACCGTCGTCGCGGCCGTGGTCGCCGCGCCCGTCCTCGCCCTGTGGACCTCCTACCGGGGAACCCCGGTCGCCGACACGAGCGCCCGCGACGGATCCCGGATCAGCGCGCGCGAGGCGGACGAACCGGACGGCCCCGACGCCCGCCCGTACGACCGCTACGAGAACGCGGGCAACGCCCGCACCACCCCCGAGCCCCGCTTCACCCGGGGCAGCCGTGCTCCCGACGTCTCCGTGGAGGTGCTCAGCCCCGGCGGTCCCCCCGCCCCCACGGGCCCCAGCGCCCCGGGCGAGCCCGCCGCCGGCTGGATCACCGTCTCCGCGCGCGGGCACGGCGATCTGACGCTGCTCACGCTCACCGCCTCCGGCGGCTCTGCCGTCGACTGGTCGCTGTGGACGGACGCGCCCTGGCTGTACGTGAGCCGGGCCTCCGGCACCCTCCGCCCGGGCGAGACGATCACCATCACCGTCCGCGTCGACCACGACCGTGAACCGCGGGGCGCGTGGAGCGCCCGGATCGGGGTGAACCCCTCCGGTGCGGTGGTCAGGATCGGCGGACGCGGCCAGAGCGCGCCGCCGCCGGTCGTCGACCCGGTGACACCCCCGCCGACGACGACCGAGCCCACCACGCCCCCGACGAGCCCGCCCACGACGGAGCCGACCACGCCGCCGCCGACGACGGAGGAACCGCCGACGACCGAGCCGACCGATCCGCCGACGAATCCGCCGACCACGGAGCCGACCACGCCGCCGCCGACGACGGAGGAACCCCCGCCGACCACGACGGACCCGGGCCCGGCGGAGCCGACGACCCCGCCGCCGACGACGGAGGAACCCCCGCCGTCGTCGTCCTGA
- a CDS encoding sugar phosphate isomerase/epimerase family protein yields the protein MAEPVVRIPDAKVALSTASVYPESTATAFEIAARLGYDGVEVMVWTDPVSQDIEALRRLSDYHQVPILAVHAPCLLITQRVWSTDPWVKLQRAQAAAERLGASTVVVHPPFRWQRQYAKDFVTGIWRMADETDVRFAVENMYPWRYKDREMLAYAPEWDVTKDDYRHFTVDLSHTATARTDALAMIDRMGDRLGHVHLADGKGSAKDEHLVPGRGTQPCAELLERLARTGFDGHVVIEVNTRRAMSAAEREADLAEALAFTRLHLASAATRTSRVPRP from the coding sequence GTGGCAGAACCAGTGGTGCGCATCCCGGATGCGAAGGTCGCCCTGTCGACGGCCTCGGTCTATCCGGAGTCGACGGCGACGGCCTTCGAGATCGCCGCGCGCCTCGGCTACGACGGTGTCGAGGTCATGGTGTGGACCGACCCGGTCAGCCAGGACATCGAGGCACTGCGCCGGCTCTCCGACTACCACCAGGTGCCGATCCTGGCCGTGCACGCCCCCTGCCTCCTCATCACCCAGCGCGTCTGGTCCACCGACCCGTGGGTCAAGCTCCAGCGCGCCCAGGCCGCGGCCGAGCGGCTCGGCGCCTCGACGGTCGTCGTCCACCCGCCGTTCCGCTGGCAGCGCCAGTACGCCAAGGACTTCGTCACCGGCATCTGGCGGATGGCGGACGAGACCGACGTCCGGTTCGCCGTCGAGAACATGTACCCGTGGCGGTACAAGGACCGCGAGATGCTCGCGTACGCCCCCGAGTGGGACGTCACCAAGGACGACTACCGGCACTTCACCGTCGACCTCTCCCACACGGCGACCGCCCGTACCGACGCCCTCGCGATGATCGACCGCATGGGCGACCGGCTCGGCCACGTCCACCTCGCCGACGGCAAGGGCTCCGCCAAGGACGAGCACCTGGTCCCGGGGCGCGGCACGCAGCCCTGCGCCGAGCTCCTGGAGCGCCTCGCCCGCACCGGATTCGACGGCCACGTCGTCATCGAGGTCAACACCCGCCGCGCGATGTCAGCCGCCGAACGTGAGGCCGACCTCGCCGAGGCCCTGGCCTTCACCCGGCTCCACCTCGCCTCCGCGGCCACCCGCACGTCCCGGGTGCCCCGCCCGTGA
- a CDS encoding SigE family RNA polymerase sigma factor codes for MRHGEVLDFEEYVRTRQDALLRSARRLVADPVDAQDLLQTALARTYGRWDGIADKSLADAYLRRVMINTRTEWWRSRKLDEVPTEQLPDARVDDATEQHADRALLMDILKVLAPKQRSVVVLRHWEQMSTEETAAALGMSTGTVKSTLHRALARLRQELESRDLDARALGRTGERTTVRGDERGRERCAA; via the coding sequence ATGAGGCATGGCGAGGTGCTCGATTTCGAGGAGTACGTACGCACGCGGCAGGACGCGCTGCTGCGCAGCGCACGTCGTCTCGTGGCCGACCCCGTCGACGCCCAGGACCTCCTGCAGACGGCCCTCGCCCGTACCTACGGCCGCTGGGACGGCATCGCCGACAAGTCCCTGGCCGACGCCTACCTCCGCCGGGTCATGATCAACACCCGGACCGAGTGGTGGCGCTCCCGCAAGCTCGACGAGGTGCCCACCGAGCAGCTGCCCGACGCCCGCGTCGACGACGCGACCGAGCAGCACGCCGACCGGGCCCTCCTCATGGACATCCTGAAGGTCCTCGCGCCGAAGCAGCGCAGCGTCGTCGTCCTGCGGCACTGGGAACAGATGAGCACCGAGGAGACGGCGGCGGCGCTCGGCATGTCGACCGGTACGGTGAAGTCGACGCTCCACCGGGCGCTCGCCCGGCTCCGCCAGGAGCTGGAGAGCCGTGATCTCGACGCCCGCGCCCTGGGGCGCACCGGAGAGCGGACGACCGTACGAGGCGACGAACGGGGGCGGGAGCGGTGCGCGGCCTAG
- the radA gene encoding DNA repair protein RadA yields MAARTKSTKDRPSYRCTECGWQTAKWLGRCPECQAWGTVEEYGAPAVRTTAAGRVSTAALPIGQIDGRQATARSTGVDELDRVLGGGLVPGAVVLLAGEPGVGKSTLLLDVAAKAASDEHRTLYVTGEESASQVRLRADRINALSDHLYLAAETDLSAVLGHLDAVKPSLLIMDSVQTVASPEIDGAPGGMAQVREVAGALIRASKDRGMSTLLVGHVTKDGAIAGPRLLEHLVDVVLSFEGDRHARLRLVRGVKNRYGATDEVGCFELHDEGITGLADPSGLFLTRRDVAVPGTCLTVTLEGRRPLVAEVQSLTVDSQIPSPRRTVSGLETSRVSMMLAVLEQRGRISALGKRDIYSATVGGVKLTEPAADLAIALALASAASDTPLPKNLVAIGEVGLAGEVRRVTGVQRRLAEAHRLGFTHALVPTDPGKVPPGMKVTEVADMGDALRVLPRSRRAKAPEGAEK; encoded by the coding sequence ATGGCTGCCCGTACGAAATCGACCAAGGACCGGCCGTCCTACCGCTGCACCGAGTGCGGCTGGCAGACGGCCAAGTGGCTCGGCCGCTGCCCCGAGTGCCAGGCCTGGGGGACGGTCGAGGAGTACGGCGCGCCCGCCGTCCGGACGACCGCGGCCGGCCGGGTCTCCACCGCCGCGCTCCCCATCGGGCAGATCGACGGCCGGCAGGCGACCGCCCGCTCGACCGGCGTCGACGAGCTGGACCGCGTCCTCGGCGGCGGTCTCGTGCCCGGCGCCGTCGTGCTGCTCGCGGGCGAGCCGGGCGTGGGCAAGTCCACCCTCCTGCTCGACGTGGCGGCCAAGGCGGCCAGCGACGAGCACCGCACGCTCTACGTCACCGGCGAGGAGTCCGCGAGCCAGGTCCGGCTGCGCGCCGACCGGATCAACGCCCTCAGCGACCATCTGTACCTCGCCGCCGAGACCGACCTGTCGGCCGTCCTCGGGCACCTCGACGCCGTGAAGCCCTCGCTGCTGATCATGGACTCGGTGCAGACCGTGGCCTCCCCCGAGATCGACGGCGCGCCCGGCGGCATGGCGCAGGTCCGCGAGGTCGCCGGCGCGCTCATCCGGGCCTCCAAGGACCGCGGCATGTCCACGCTCCTCGTCGGCCATGTCACCAAGGACGGGGCGATCGCCGGCCCCCGGCTCCTGGAGCACCTGGTCGACGTCGTGCTGAGCTTCGAGGGCGACCGGCACGCGCGCCTGCGGCTGGTCCGGGGTGTGAAGAACCGGTACGGGGCGACCGACGAGGTCGGCTGCTTCGAGCTCCACGACGAGGGCATCACGGGCCTGGCCGACCCCTCCGGCCTCTTTCTGACCCGGCGTGACGTGGCCGTGCCGGGCACCTGTCTGACCGTCACCCTGGAGGGGCGGCGTCCGCTCGTCGCCGAGGTCCAGTCGCTGACCGTGGACAGCCAGATCCCGTCCCCGCGCCGGACCGTCTCCGGTCTGGAGACCTCCCGGGTCTCGATGATGCTGGCGGTCCTGGAGCAGCGCGGCCGGATCAGCGCGCTGGGCAAGCGGGACATCTACAGCGCGACCGTGGGCGGTGTGAAGCTGACCGAGCCGGCCGCCGACCTGGCGATCGCGCTCGCGCTCGCCTCAGCGGCGAGCGACACCCCGCTGCCGAAGAACCTGGTGGCGATCGGCGAGGTCGGCCTCGCCGGTGAGGTCCGGCGGGTGACCGGCGTCCAGCGCCGGCTCGCCGAGGCGCACCGGCTGGGCTTCACGCACGCGCTGGTCCCCACGGACCCGGGCAAGGTGCCGCCGGGCATGAAGGTGACGGAGGTCGCGGACATGGGCGACGCGCTGCGGGTGCTGCCGCGCAGCCGGCGCGCGAAGGCGCCGGAGGGGGCGGAGAAGTAG
- a CDS encoding A/G-specific adenine glycosylase, with amino-acid sequence MTSIDAPHTPAAPAAAEAPGALEDAGAPAASAAPSLPTPPAELHGPVLAWFDRHARDLPWRHPEAGAWGVMVSEFMLQQTPVVRVLPVYEQWLARWPRPADLAADAPGEAVRAWGRLGYPRRALRLHAAAVAIKERHGGDVPSDHGQLLALPGIGEYTAAAVASFAYGQRHAVLDTNVRRVFARAATGVQYPPNATTAAERRLARALLPSDEATASRWAAASMELGALVCTAKNEDCGRCPISGHCAWRLAGKPAHDGPPRRGQTYAGTDRQVRGRLLAVLRESTEPVAQAVLDTVWDEPVQRARALDGLVADGLVEPLDGGLYRLPVA; translated from the coding sequence ATGACTTCCATCGACGCTCCCCACACGCCTGCCGCCCCCGCCGCCGCCGAAGCCCCCGGGGCCCTGGAGGACGCCGGGGCCCCCGCGGCGTCCGCGGCCCCCTCGCTCCCCACTCCCCCCGCCGAGCTGCACGGGCCGGTCCTCGCCTGGTTCGACCGGCACGCCCGCGACCTGCCCTGGCGCCACCCCGAGGCCGGGGCCTGGGGTGTCATGGTCAGCGAGTTCATGCTCCAGCAGACGCCCGTCGTCCGGGTGCTCCCGGTGTACGAGCAGTGGCTGGCGCGCTGGCCGCGCCCGGCCGATCTGGCCGCCGACGCCCCCGGTGAGGCGGTCCGCGCCTGGGGCCGGCTCGGTTACCCGCGCCGGGCCCTGCGGCTGCACGCGGCGGCCGTGGCCATAAAGGAACGGCACGGCGGCGACGTACCGAGCGATCACGGGCAGCTGCTCGCGCTGCCCGGCATCGGCGAGTACACGGCGGCCGCGGTGGCCTCCTTCGCCTACGGGCAGCGGCACGCCGTCCTGGACACCAATGTGCGCCGGGTCTTCGCGCGGGCGGCCACCGGCGTCCAGTACCCGCCGAACGCGACGACGGCCGCGGAGCGCCGGCTCGCCCGCGCGCTGCTGCCGTCGGACGAGGCGACGGCCTCCCGCTGGGCCGCCGCCTCCATGGAGCTGGGCGCCCTCGTCTGCACGGCGAAGAACGAGGACTGCGGGCGCTGCCCGATCTCCGGGCACTGCGCCTGGCGGCTGGCGGGGAAGCCCGCGCACGACGGCCCGCCGCGGCGCGGGCAGACGTACGCAGGGACCGACCGGCAGGTCCGGGGCCGGCTCCTGGCGGTGCTGCGGGAGTCCACCGAACCGGTGGCGCAGGCGGTCCTGGACACGGTCTGGGACGAGCCGGTGCAGCGGGCCAGGGCTCTGGACGGTCTGGTCGCCGACGGCCTGGTCGAACCGCTGGACGGCGGGCTGTACCGGCTGCCCGTGGCCTGA
- a CDS encoding TetR/AcrR family transcriptional regulator: MTEPAPRRRGRPSRTEEESGPGARERILEAARAQFAERGYDKTSVRGIAKAAGVDAALVHHYFGTKDEVFAAAVEVSFEPAAVVPAIVAGPRETIGERLARFFIGVWENPVSRAPLLAIVRSALTHEAAAKVLRTFVLRRLLERIAAELDVPDPQFRAELAASHMIGIAILRYVIQVEPMASADPEEIVAMVAPTLQRYLTEA, encoded by the coding sequence GTGACCGAACCGGCCCCCCGCAGGCGCGGCCGCCCGTCCCGTACCGAGGAGGAGAGCGGACCGGGCGCGCGGGAGCGGATCCTGGAGGCGGCCCGCGCCCAGTTCGCGGAGCGCGGCTACGACAAGACCTCGGTGCGCGGCATCGCCAAGGCGGCCGGTGTCGACGCGGCCCTCGTCCACCACTACTTCGGGACCAAGGACGAGGTCTTCGCGGCGGCGGTCGAGGTCTCCTTCGAGCCCGCGGCGGTCGTCCCGGCGATCGTCGCCGGCCCGCGCGAAACCATCGGCGAACGGCTCGCCCGCTTCTTCATCGGCGTCTGGGAGAATCCGGTCAGCCGCGCCCCGCTCCTCGCGATCGTCCGCTCCGCGCTCACCCACGAGGCGGCCGCCAAGGTGCTCAGGACCTTCGTACTGCGGCGGCTCCTGGAGCGGATCGCGGCCGAGCTCGACGTACCGGACCCCCAGTTCCGCGCGGAGCTGGCCGCCTCCCACATGATCGGGATCGCGATCCTGCGGTACGTGATCCAGGTCGAGCCGATGGCCTCGGCGGACCCGGAGGAGATCGTGGCCATGGTGGCCCCGACCCTCCAGCGCTACCTGACCGAGGCCTGA
- a CDS encoding Ppx/GppA phosphatase family protein codes for MRLGVLDVGSNTVHFLVVDAHPGARPLPAHSHKAELRLAELLDEKGAIAPFGIERLIATVRDALLAAEDKGCEEVLPFATSAVREATNADAVLARVKDETGVDLQVLTGGEEARLTFLAARRWFGWSAGKLLLLDIGGGSLEVAYGIDEDPDTAVSLPLGAGRLTAGWLPGDPADAADVKALRRHVRAQIARTVGEFSRSGRPDHVVATSKTFKQLARIAGAPGSGEGLYVERILTRASLEEWVPRLAGMTVPERAALPGVSEGRAGQLLAGAMVAEGAMDLLGVEELEICPWALREGVILRRLDHLPVE; via the coding sequence ATGAGACTCGGAGTCCTCGACGTCGGTTCGAACACGGTGCACTTCCTGGTGGTGGACGCCCACCCCGGCGCCCGGCCGCTGCCCGCCCATTCCCACAAGGCGGAGCTCCGGCTCGCCGAGCTGCTCGACGAGAAGGGCGCGATCGCGCCCTTCGGCATCGAGCGGCTCATCGCGACCGTCCGGGACGCGCTGCTGGCCGCCGAGGACAAGGGCTGCGAGGAGGTGCTCCCGTTCGCGACCTCCGCGGTCCGCGAGGCGACCAACGCGGACGCCGTCCTCGCGCGCGTGAAGGACGAGACGGGCGTCGACCTCCAGGTCCTCACCGGTGGGGAGGAGGCCCGGCTGACCTTCCTCGCGGCCCGGCGCTGGTTCGGCTGGTCCGCGGGCAAGCTGCTCCTCCTCGACATCGGGGGCGGCTCCCTCGAAGTCGCGTACGGCATCGACGAGGACCCCGACACGGCCGTCTCCCTGCCGCTCGGCGCGGGGCGGCTGACCGCCGGCTGGCTGCCCGGCGATCCGGCCGACGCCGCCGACGTGAAGGCGCTCCGCCGCCATGTGCGCGCGCAGATCGCCCGTACGGTCGGCGAGTTCAGCCGCTCCGGCCGGCCCGACCACGTCGTGGCCACCTCCAAGACCTTCAAGCAGCTGGCGAGGATCGCCGGCGCGCCCGGCTCGGGGGAGGGCCTCTACGTCGAGCGGATCCTCACCCGCGCGTCCCTGGAGGAGTGGGTCCCGCGCCTCGCCGGCATGACCGTTCCCGAGCGCGCCGCGCTGCCGGGCGTCTCGGAGGGCCGCGCCGGACAGCTCCTCGCGGGCGCGATGGTCGCGGAGGGCGCGATGGACCTCCTCGGCGTGGAGGAGCTGGAGATCTGCCCCTGGGCGCTGCGCGAGGGAGTCATCCTGCGCCGCCTGGACCACCTGCCGGTGGAGTAG